Proteins encoded within one genomic window of Micromonas sp. RCC299 chloroplast, complete genome:
- a CDS encoding RNA polymerase beta chain, which yields MKTFFCNRTVDKSEMKRLIKWVLLNYGTQKATRFVDHLKTLGFHSATLAGISLGIDDLRIPPVKSVFLKNAEKDILDNDLRYTRGQITAVERLEKALDIWNTTNDTLKNEVIAHFRETDIFNPVYMMAFSGARGNISQVRQLVGMRGLMADQQGQVLDFPIRRNFREGLTVTEYMISCYGARKGLVDTALRTANSGYLTRRLVDVAQSVIIQQVDCETTEGLEVIPSDKNEYANIMGRVLLQPVVDEQTGKYLARKNTEISPALAAQLIKLPKVVVRSALTCRLNSVCQLCYGWDLSKHRLVQLGEAVGVLAAQSIGEPGTQLTMRTFHTGGVFAGEATEKVYAPYSGVISYSGTPRGRKVTTRFGEPAFLTVVPVSIKITRPERSKSVILQFPAFTLLFVYPGQYVMFHQSVAELSRIDADSQLPETSGDMKVVEKQLLAPDTGQIYYNKNTAFIRSRQSSRALSNKSVNQVPKVFAGYGFIWILSGLLLRNNLNYRGDYFHKTFQPFTFKPIVDQNGLNSPPSDSYQAAAEKLLKYQGLSSRLKVTPFASYKTVYKQQQQAFAQIDQLVGLKMKLTPSQLFAKNRQKLELPVYTNINFLTAETLSKFDGYTELIPSDRKLFGSSLVLDISINSKLVNWFTAHNKFGFAYDVSNQNSDLNIVTLNSEHKSVTRLWKLSNYPTTGFTVPVEYNVNLVKTTGNYQISLISPTSSSKSKQALKSACLNVFAHKTFGLWRNSCLRSIRKKGLKDSSLRIKLGKSCFRVSTNKSLVRNTNINIPLDIANDLLISTNSHKNESVNFNASVSLVQPYKDASQICQTGPVQDLVQTRVINANNGDHFLNWQEVCKRLLSTSLSIKSRHEKPNRFPLASNLITTGSPISQNSLEYQLPMEVYSTQNGTLTAANKNLNFYYGLEGEIRLPGLAITKQNQHGFKRSGEKCLVVLGQYLRVGDELMPGIRTPYGGQVIHIDETSIILRRVYSYAMSSGSSLLVDQGQLIQKDVSFGTLLSFESDAGDIVQGLPKVDELLEAREPVEKIASSMHAQLATLFLFYSKTYGLREGCRRSLQEIRRMLVNEVQAVYGSQGVFISDKHIEIIVRQMTTYVLITDPGETNLLPGDVIDLRRVEHFEAKKGSNPVQYRPILLGITRASLAAESFIAAASFQETKRVLTRAAVEGQIDWLTGLKENVILGRLIPAGTGLYV from the coding sequence ATGAAAACCTTTTTTTGTAACCGAACGGTTGATAAAAGTGAAATGAAACGTTTAATTAAATGGGTTTTACTTAATTACGGAACGCAAAAAGCTACCCGTTTTGTCGACCATTTAAAAACACTAGGATTTCATTCCGCTACACTGGCGGGTATTTCATTAGGTATTGATGATTTACGTATTCCACCAGTAAAATCTGTATTTTTGAAAAATGCAGAAAAAGATATTTTAGATAATGATCTACGTTATACCCGTGGACAGATTACAGCGGTAGAGCGTTTAGAAAAAGCTCTGGATATTTGGAACACTACAAACGATACATTAAAAAATGAAGTAATTGCTCACTTCCGTGAAACTGATATTTTTAACCCTGTATATATGATGGCCTTTTCTGGAGCACGTGGAAATATTTCACAAGTACGTCAACTTGTTGGAATGCGTGGTCTTATGGCTGATCAACAAGGACAAGTTTTAGACTTTCCAATTCGTCGTAATTTCCGTGAAGGTTTAACTGTAACAGAGTATATGATTTCATGTTATGGTGCACGAAAAGGGTTAGTTGATACAGCTTTACGTACAGCCAATTCAGGGTATTTAACACGTCGTTTAGTAGATGTTGCTCAGAGTGTAATTATTCAACAAGTAGATTGTGAAACAACTGAAGGTCTTGAAGTAATACCTTCTGATAAAAATGAATATGCTAATATTATGGGTCGTGTTTTATTACAGCCCGTAGTTGATGAACAAACTGGAAAATATTTAGCTCGTAAAAATACAGAAATTTCACCTGCACTTGCAGCTCAACTAATTAAATTACCTAAAGTTGTAGTTCGTTCTGCATTAACATGTCGTTTAAATTCTGTTTGTCAGCTTTGTTATGGTTGGGATTTGTCGAAACATCGATTAGTCCAATTAGGTGAAGCTGTTGGTGTACTTGCAGCTCAGTCAATTGGAGAGCCTGGAACACAACTCACAATGCGTACATTCCACACTGGTGGGGTATTCGCAGGTGAAGCCACAGAAAAAGTCTATGCACCTTATTCTGGAGTTATTTCTTATAGTGGTACACCACGTGGTCGAAAAGTTACAACACGATTTGGGGAACCTGCATTTTTAACGGTTGTGCCTGTGTCGATTAAAATTACGCGACCTGAGCGATCCAAATCAGTAATTCTTCAATTTCCAGCATTTACACTTCTATTTGTTTATCCTGGTCAATATGTAATGTTTCATCAAAGTGTTGCTGAGTTGTCACGTATTGATGCCGATTCACAATTACCGGAAACATCTGGTGATATGAAAGTTGTTGAAAAGCAACTTCTTGCGCCTGATACGGGTCAGATTTATTACAATAAAAATACTGCTTTTATACGTAGTCGACAGAGTAGTAGAGCTTTATCAAACAAATCAGTAAATCAAGTACCAAAAGTTTTTGCTGGTTATGGTTTTATTTGGATTCTTTCTGGCTTATTATTACGTAATAATTTAAATTACCGTGGAGATTATTTCCATAAAACATTTCAACCGTTTACTTTTAAACCAATTGTTGATCAGAATGGTTTAAATAGTCCTCCTAGTGATTCATATCAAGCAGCAGCAGAAAAATTATTAAAATATCAAGGTCTTTCTTCACGTCTAAAAGTTACACCTTTTGCTTCATATAAAACAGTTTATAAACAACAACAGCAAGCATTTGCACAAATTGATCAACTTGTTGGTTTAAAAATGAAGTTAACTCCATCTCAACTTTTTGCTAAAAATCGACAGAAATTGGAACTGCCGGTTTATACTAATATTAATTTTTTAACTGCAGAAACGTTATCAAAATTCGATGGTTATACTGAACTTATTCCAAGTGACCGTAAATTATTTGGATCTTCTTTAGTACTTGATATTTCAATTAATTCTAAGTTGGTAAATTGGTTTACAGCTCACAATAAATTTGGGTTTGCTTATGATGTATCGAATCAGAACTCAGATTTAAATATTGTGACATTAAATTCTGAGCATAAATCAGTAACTAGACTTTGGAAACTTTCAAATTATCCAACAACTGGCTTTACTGTACCAGTGGAATATAATGTGAATCTGGTTAAAACCACTGGTAATTATCAAATTTCACTTATTTCTCCTACTTCTTCTTCTAAGAGTAAGCAGGCTCTTAAGTCAGCTTGTTTAAATGTTTTTGCCCATAAAACTTTTGGACTTTGGCGTAATAGTTGTTTACGAAGTATTCGAAAAAAAGGTTTAAAAGATTCTAGTTTACGAATTAAACTTGGAAAGTCATGTTTTAGAGTTAGTACAAATAAGTCGTTAGTCCGTAATACGAATATTAATATTCCCCTAGATATTGCTAATGATTTATTAATTAGTACAAATTCGCATAAAAATGAATCTGTAAATTTTAATGCATCAGTTTCACTAGTACAGCCATATAAAGATGCTTCACAAATTTGTCAAACAGGACCAGTACAAGATTTAGTACAAACTAGAGTAATAAACGCTAATAATGGTGATCATTTCTTAAATTGGCAAGAAGTTTGTAAACGTTTGCTATCTACTAGTCTAAGTATTAAATCTAGACACGAAAAGCCAAATCGTTTTCCATTAGCAAGTAATCTTATAACTACTGGTTCGCCAATCTCACAAAATTCTTTAGAGTACCAACTTCCAATGGAAGTTTATTCAACACAAAACGGTACTTTAACTGCAGCTAATAAAAATTTGAATTTTTACTATGGATTAGAGGGTGAAATTCGTCTGCCAGGTCTTGCTATTACAAAACAAAATCAGCATGGATTTAAGCGTTCAGGTGAAAAATGTTTAGTCGTGCTTGGTCAATATTTACGTGTTGGTGATGAATTAATGCCAGGGATTCGAACACCTTATGGCGGACAAGTAATTCATATTGATGAAACATCAATTATTTTACGTCGTGTCTACTCATATGCAATGTCAAGTGGGTCATCATTATTAGTGGACCAGGGTCAATTAATACAAAAAGATGTTTCTTTTGGGACACTTCTTTCATTTGAATCGGATGCTGGTGATATTGTTCAAGGGTTACCAAAAGTTGATGAATTATTAGAAGCTCGAGAACCTGTCGAGAAAATTGCTTCCAGTATGCATGCACAATTAGCAACACTTTTCTTATTTTATTCAAAGACATATGGTTTACGTGAGGGCTGCCGTCGTAGTCTTCAAGAAATTCGTCGTATGTTAGTGAATGAAGTCCAAGCAGTATATGGATCACAAGGTGTGTTTATTTCTGATAAACATATTGAAATTATTGTTCGTCAAATGACTACTTATGTTTTAATTACTGATCCAGGTGAAACAAATTTATTACCTGGTGACGTAATTGATTTACGTCGTGTAGAACATTTTGAAGCAAAGAAAGGATCAAATCCAGTACAATATCGTCCAATTTTACTTGGTATTACTCGTGCATCTTTAGCTGCAGAGAGTTTTATCGCAGCTGCAAGTTTCCAGGAAACTAAACGTGTTTTAACGCGTGCTGCTGTCGAAGGTCAAATTGATTGGTTAACTGGACTTAAAGAAAATGTTATTTTAGGTCGTCTTATTCCTGCAGGAACAGGTCTTTATGTTTAA
- a CDS encoding RNA polymerase beta' subunit, with translation MSHDIDYIQIQVASPKEIERWSLRVLPNNQLVGEITKADTINYRTFKPERDGLFCERIFGSIVNNECSCGKTRRRKPLQKPGVIPLDEGTTFIANDDSAGYVCPTCGVEPTDSKVRRYRMGCIRLRKPVAHLWYFRNTPNILSVLLNISAGQTDELLHFDSYTPSSAGVMNYFLHGGTEWYIDEWEAIHTGLGHMPQKSSFELGMGEISKDELDIEAVWNIDAWTHGEHQKTKYGLPLEPRTTENCGAEAAHALLSQLDLPFMERMLSTRLRQKVKTYHSKSRKKYIETTFDELDRFGMDQVSDLNPGWEPTEEEQEENIKHLRNLKLTRQGQRNRGLNAKIKKLAKRLHYVRLLARKQLRPEWMIVSVFPVLPPDLRPMIQMASGRFAASDLNDLYRRLIYRKIRFDKFCNLFDAEFLPDLLIRHDLCLLQEAADAIIDNGRLEKPAQRPNKTVFKSLTAIIEGKHGRFRQNLLGKRVDYSGRSVIVVGPKLRLHQCGLPREMALELFHPFIIQALLEHGVVRNIRAAKNLIQKRTQKVWDILEHVVYAHPLLLNRAPTLHRLGIQAFEPILLSGRAIQLHPLVCPAFNADFDGDQMAVHIPLSLEARAEARLLMLATHNWLSPATGEPSILPSQDMILGFYYLTTRRQIKPSSQTNQVRVLKEVIKPTFKVFETFDRVLQRYSLGALQLHDLVWVKAEAPSDCQNSLPVEGRVQANGHNTLIYDAVVTESWPIYSLPMQSTLQLAVPSETSVEPVFGHVSQMHRMSLSTFYLRTTPGRLILNSLIYENLFL, from the coding sequence ATGAGTCACGATATTGATTATATTCAAATCCAAGTCGCGTCCCCTAAAGAGATTGAACGGTGGTCGTTGCGTGTACTCCCGAATAACCAACTTGTTGGGGAGATTACAAAAGCTGACACCATTAATTATCGAACATTTAAACCTGAGCGTGATGGTTTATTTTGTGAACGTATTTTTGGATCAATTGTAAATAATGAATGTTCATGTGGAAAAACACGACGTCGTAAACCATTACAAAAGCCAGGAGTTATTCCTCTTGATGAAGGTACTACTTTTATAGCAAATGATGACTCAGCAGGTTATGTTTGCCCGACCTGTGGAGTGGAACCAACCGATTCAAAAGTTCGTCGCTATCGTATGGGTTGTATTCGTTTACGTAAACCTGTTGCGCATTTATGGTATTTCCGTAATACGCCAAATATTTTATCAGTATTGTTAAATATTAGTGCTGGGCAAACGGATGAGTTACTTCACTTTGATTCCTATACACCATCTTCAGCTGGTGTAATGAACTATTTTTTACATGGTGGAACCGAATGGTATATTGATGAATGGGAAGCTATTCATACAGGTTTAGGCCATATGCCTCAAAAATCAAGTTTTGAACTTGGGATGGGGGAAATTAGCAAAGATGAATTAGATATTGAAGCTGTATGGAATATTGATGCTTGGACACATGGGGAGCATCAAAAAACAAAATATGGTTTACCTTTAGAACCACGAACAACAGAAAACTGTGGTGCGGAAGCTGCTCATGCACTTCTTAGTCAATTAGACTTACCTTTTATGGAGCGTATGCTTAGCACACGTTTACGTCAAAAAGTGAAGACATATCATTCGAAATCTCGTAAAAAGTATATTGAAACTACTTTTGATGAGTTAGATCGTTTTGGTATGGATCAAGTTTCAGATTTAAATCCAGGTTGGGAACCGACAGAAGAAGAACAAGAAGAAAATATTAAACATTTACGTAATTTAAAATTAACGCGTCAAGGTCAGCGTAATCGTGGATTAAATGCAAAGATTAAAAAATTAGCAAAACGTTTACATTATGTTCGTTTATTAGCGCGTAAACAATTACGTCCAGAATGGATGATTGTTTCTGTTTTTCCGGTTTTACCACCAGATTTACGACCAATGATTCAAATGGCAAGTGGTCGTTTTGCTGCTTCTGATTTAAATGATTTATATCGTCGGTTAATTTACCGAAAGATTCGTTTTGATAAATTTTGTAATTTATTTGATGCTGAATTTTTACCAGATCTACTTATCCGACATGATCTTTGTCTCTTGCAAGAAGCCGCTGATGCCATTATTGATAATGGACGTCTTGAAAAACCTGCCCAACGCCCGAATAAGACTGTTTTTAAATCATTAACGGCAATTATTGAAGGTAAACATGGTCGCTTTAGACAAAATTTATTAGGAAAACGTGTTGATTATTCAGGACGTTCAGTTATTGTAGTTGGACCTAAATTACGATTACACCAATGTGGTTTACCACGTGAAATGGCTTTAGAGTTATTCCATCCCTTTATTATTCAAGCATTACTTGAGCACGGTGTTGTTCGTAATATTCGTGCAGCTAAGAATTTAATTCAGAAACGTACTCAAAAAGTTTGGGATATTCTTGAACATGTTGTATATGCTCACCCATTATTATTAAACCGTGCACCGACATTACACCGTCTAGGGATTCAGGCATTTGAACCAATTTTACTTTCTGGACGTGCAATTCAATTACACCCTTTAGTATGTCCTGCTTTTAATGCCGATTTTGATGGTGACCAAATGGCTGTTCATATTCCATTATCATTAGAAGCTAGAGCTGAAGCACGTTTATTAATGTTAGCTACTCATAACTGGCTTTCTCCTGCTACGGGTGAACCAAGTATCCTTCCAAGTCAAGATATGATTCTTGGATTTTACTATTTAACAACCCGACGACAAATTAAGCCAAGTTCACAAACTAATCAAGTACGTGTACTTAAAGAAGTAATAAAGCCAACGTTTAAAGTATTTGAAACATTTGATCGTGTACTTCAACGTTATTCATTAGGGGCATTACAACTTCATGATTTAGTTTGGGTAAAAGCTGAGGCCCCTTCTGATTGTCAAAATTCTTTACCGGTTGAAGGCCGAGTACAAGCAAATGGTCATAACACATTAATTTATGATGCTGTTGTAACTGAATCTTGGCCGATTTATTCATTGCCAATGCAATCAACATTACAACTTGCAGTCCCATCAGAAACATCGGTGGAACCTGTTTTTGGACATGTATCACAAATGCATCGTATGTCTTTATCGACATTCTATCTTCGTACAACTCCTGGACGACTAATTTTGAATTCTCTCATTTATGAAAACCTTTTTTTGTAA